A window of the Acidithiobacillus thiooxidans ATCC 19377 genome harbors these coding sequences:
- a CDS encoding S4 domain-containing protein produces MRLDLFLKMSRLIKRRSLAKEICDAGCVQINGRIAKAGAEVKPEDVLTVDIRDRLLRARILRLPQRVEGPEGIVEMMPEESGL; encoded by the coding sequence GTGCGCCTGGATTTGTTCCTGAAAATGTCGCGGCTCATTAAGCGCCGCAGTCTCGCCAAGGAAATCTGTGATGCCGGTTGTGTGCAAATCAATGGTCGGATTGCCAAGGCCGGGGCAGAAGTAAAACCAGAAGATGTGCTGACCGTGGATATTCGTGACCGTTTGCTGCGGGCGCGGATATTGCGCTTGCCTCAGCGGGTGGAAGGACCCGAGGGGATCGTGGAAATGATGCCAGAGGAATCCGGGTTATGA
- a CDS encoding glutamate decarboxylase, with protein sequence MVKRFTEDSDITPAYGSRTMDHPIPKYRLPDGEMSAQTAYQLIHDELMLDGNARLNLATFVTTWMEPEAEKLMAETFDKNMIDKDEYPQTAEIETRCVNMLSRLFNANPEEKPVGVSAIGSSEAVMLAGMALKWRWRKRRQDKGLSTEKPNLVMGRNVQVVWEKFCRYWEVEPRYIPMQDDRYTLTSDEVLAMVDENSIGVVAVLGTTFTGEFDPVKEIHDALVAHNQHSGLQVPIHVDAASGGFVAPFLQPDLHWDFRLPNVVSINTSGHKYGLVYPGVGWALWRGEEHLPEDLVFHVNYLGGDMPTFTLNFSRPGNQIVGQYYNLLRLGREGYTRIMSNLRDTALWLSGEMAKIGSFSLLSDGSAIPVFAVRLKKAKSYSVFDVSERLRIRGWQVPAYTLPENAGEIAVLRLVIREGFSRDMAGLLLQDIKNVIAELEAAPPAAKKSDDQHFHHN encoded by the coding sequence ATGGTCAAGCGCTTTACCGAAGACAGCGATATCACCCCGGCTTATGGATCCCGGACCATGGATCACCCTATTCCCAAATACCGATTGCCTGATGGAGAAATGTCTGCGCAAACAGCCTACCAGTTGATTCATGATGAGCTTATGCTGGATGGGAACGCCCGCCTCAATCTGGCCACTTTTGTCACCACCTGGATGGAGCCTGAAGCCGAAAAGCTCATGGCTGAAACTTTCGACAAAAACATGATCGACAAGGACGAATATCCACAAACCGCCGAAATCGAAACCCGCTGTGTGAATATGTTGTCCCGTTTGTTCAATGCCAACCCCGAAGAAAAACCCGTAGGCGTCTCGGCCATTGGTTCCAGCGAAGCCGTCATGCTCGCGGGTATGGCGTTGAAATGGCGCTGGCGGAAACGCCGTCAGGATAAAGGCCTGAGCACAGAAAAGCCCAACCTCGTCATGGGCCGCAACGTGCAAGTCGTCTGGGAAAAATTCTGTCGCTATTGGGAAGTGGAACCTCGTTATATTCCCATGCAGGATGATCGATATACCCTTACTTCCGACGAAGTCCTGGCTATGGTGGATGAAAACAGTATCGGTGTCGTCGCAGTACTGGGTACCACTTTTACCGGGGAGTTTGATCCGGTCAAAGAAATCCACGACGCCCTTGTGGCCCATAATCAGCACAGCGGGTTGCAGGTTCCCATTCATGTCGACGCTGCCAGCGGCGGCTTTGTAGCCCCTTTTTTGCAACCCGATTTACACTGGGATTTTCGCCTGCCCAATGTGGTTTCCATCAACACCTCCGGGCACAAGTATGGACTCGTATATCCTGGAGTGGGCTGGGCGCTGTGGCGGGGTGAAGAGCATCTCCCGGAAGATTTGGTATTCCATGTCAATTATTTGGGCGGTGACATGCCCACTTTTACCCTCAATTTTTCCCGCCCGGGCAACCAGATTGTCGGACAGTATTACAATCTGCTGCGTCTTGGGCGGGAAGGTTACACGCGAATCATGTCGAATTTACGGGATACCGCCCTTTGGCTTTCTGGCGAAATGGCCAAAATAGGGTCGTTCAGCCTCTTGAGTGATGGCAGCGCCATTCCGGTATTTGCCGTAAGACTCAAAAAAGCCAAATCCTACAGTGTATTTGATGTATCCGAACGGCTGCGTATTCGGGGCTGGCAGGTTCCTGCTTACACCCTACCGGAAAATGCCGGTGAAATCGCCGTATTACGGCTAGTCATTCGAGAAGGATTTTCACGAGATATGGCGGGTCTGCTTTTACAGGATATCAAGAACGTGATTGCTGAACTCGAAGCAGCCCCGCCCGCCGCCAAAAAATCAGATGATCAACACTTTCATCACAATTAG
- a CDS encoding MlaC/ttg2D family ABC transporter substrate-binding protein, translating to MRQITWIALLCLIFAWTVPASATDAPNAQGAVTVVHELTNNVLKVLRANKGKPITPAVKKQVADIVLPHMDFTTMSQYVMAQYWRQMNPAQQKEFVVLFKDLLVRTYSNALNHYHGQTVKITGSQQVSQDPPVAQVNMVIRQADGGPDIPVIYALLYTDHTWRIYNTYIDGVSMVLNYRQSFGQIASSRGIPALLQQMTEKDATEKSSGKQPA from the coding sequence ATGCGTCAGATCACCTGGATTGCGCTGTTATGTTTGATTTTCGCCTGGACTGTGCCGGCCAGTGCTACGGATGCTCCCAACGCCCAGGGTGCCGTCACCGTGGTCCATGAACTCACCAATAACGTCTTGAAGGTGCTGCGCGCCAACAAGGGTAAACCCATCACCCCGGCTGTCAAAAAGCAGGTGGCTGATATTGTGTTGCCACATATGGACTTCACTACTATGTCCCAATATGTCATGGCGCAGTACTGGCGGCAGATGAATCCTGCGCAGCAGAAAGAGTTTGTAGTCCTTTTCAAGGATCTGCTGGTGCGTACCTACAGTAATGCGCTGAATCATTATCATGGGCAGACGGTAAAAATCACGGGTAGCCAGCAGGTTTCCCAAGACCCGCCCGTAGCCCAGGTCAACATGGTTATTCGCCAAGCCGATGGTGGTCCGGATATTCCGGTCATTTATGCCCTGCTCTACACCGATCATACCTGGCGGATATATAACACCTACATTGATGGTGTGAGTATGGTTCTGAATTATCGACAGAGTTTCGGGCAGATAGCTTCCAGTCGCGGAATCCCCGCCTTGCTCCAGCAAATGACCGAGAAAGATGCGACTGAAAAAAGTTCCGGGAAGCAGCCCGCTTGA
- a CDS encoding STAS domain-containing protein, translating to MSLGASWQRREVGGQTQLFLLGDWRIAHLDGLLKRFDWSRESQGCAVIALNELEAGDSATLALLMEWTQVQASRGMTLQIRGISQPLQELVALYRLQDMLHIDHD from the coding sequence TTGAGTCTGGGAGCCAGCTGGCAGCGCCGTGAAGTCGGCGGACAGACCCAGCTCTTCTTGCTGGGCGACTGGCGGATTGCGCATCTGGACGGACTGCTCAAACGCTTTGACTGGAGCAGGGAAAGTCAGGGCTGTGCGGTGATTGCCCTGAATGAGCTTGAGGCCGGAGACAGTGCCACCCTCGCCCTGCTCATGGAATGGACCCAGGTCCAGGCGTCCAGAGGGATGACGTTGCAAATTCGCGGGATATCGCAGCCCTTGCAGGAACTGGTGGCGCTTTATCGTTTACAGGACATGCTGCACATTGACCATGACTGA
- a CDS encoding ABC transporter ATP-binding protein: MAAEALVELDNVRFARGSHPVLAGVDMHIPRGAIVALMGASGGGKTTMLNLMAGTLRPQSGQIRIAGQDLQKLSEDAMYALRRQMGMLFQHSALFTDLTAFENVAFPLRRHFRLPENLLRKLVMMKLEAVGLRGAAGLFPAELSGGMGRRIALARAVVMDPMLIFYDEPFTGLDPISVGIIASLIKRLNTALGATSVLVSHDVEETFSIADYGFILAGGKIIAEGSPADLRASDSALARQFLGGQPDGPVPFHYPARQDYAAALRDSHAAGEVL; encoded by the coding sequence ATGGCTGCTGAGGCTCTTGTAGAGCTGGATAATGTGCGCTTTGCCCGTGGCTCGCACCCGGTGCTGGCGGGAGTAGACATGCACATTCCCCGGGGTGCCATTGTTGCGCTGATGGGGGCCAGTGGCGGGGGCAAGACGACCATGCTCAATCTCATGGCAGGGACTTTGCGTCCACAATCCGGCCAGATTCGTATTGCCGGGCAGGATCTGCAAAAGCTCAGTGAGGATGCCATGTATGCTCTGCGTCGGCAGATGGGTATGTTATTTCAGCACAGTGCTTTGTTTACTGATTTGACTGCCTTTGAAAACGTGGCTTTTCCGCTGCGCCGGCATTTCCGCCTTCCGGAGAACCTGCTGCGCAAGCTGGTCATGATGAAGCTGGAGGCAGTGGGGTTGCGTGGCGCTGCGGGTCTGTTTCCGGCAGAGCTTTCGGGAGGAATGGGGCGCAGAATCGCCCTGGCCCGGGCGGTCGTCATGGATCCGATGTTGATATTTTATGATGAACCTTTTACCGGGCTGGATCCCATCAGCGTGGGCATTATTGCCTCACTCATCAAACGGCTGAATACGGCCCTGGGGGCGACCAGCGTGTTGGTGAGCCATGATGTGGAAGAAACTTTTTCCATTGCCGATTACGGTTTTATTCTGGCGGGTGGCAAAATCATTGCTGAGGGCAGCCCGGCAGACTTGCGTGCCAGTGATTCTGCCCTGGCTCGACAATTTTTGGGGGGGCAGCCCGATGGGCCGGTGCCTTTCCATTATCCGGCCCGGCAGGATTATGCCGCAGCGCTGCGGGACAGCCATGCCGCTGGCGAGGTGCTATAG
- the rsmA gene encoding 16S rRNA (adenine(1518)-N(6)/adenine(1519)-N(6))-dimethyltransferase RsmA: MMQVGALPAAKKRFGQNFLVQPYIVERIMDAIRPDRQDVLLEIGPGPGALTQKLLQALDHLTVIELDRDMIPGLEALAIPGQMTILQADALKVDFARLGDSDKSLRVVGNLPYNVATPIIFHILESVERIQDMHFMLQKEVVERMVAAPGSKTYGRLSVMIQAWCEVESLFTVGPGNFFPAPKVDSAFMRLLPCKPVLLTDCLRPAFTRIVTSSFAQRRKTIANNLRGIFSAEQLQSLDIDPSCRAETLDQAAFFRLAEAFAEQGSQQ; encoded by the coding sequence ATGATGCAAGTGGGGGCCTTGCCGGCAGCCAAAAAGCGCTTTGGACAGAATTTTCTGGTGCAACCCTACATTGTGGAGCGCATCATGGATGCCATTCGTCCAGACCGGCAGGATGTTCTGTTGGAAATCGGGCCGGGGCCGGGGGCGTTGACCCAAAAGCTGCTCCAGGCACTGGATCATCTGACCGTGATTGAGCTGGATCGGGACATGATCCCCGGTCTTGAAGCGCTGGCGATCCCCGGGCAAATGACGATCCTGCAGGCCGATGCCCTGAAGGTGGATTTTGCGCGTCTGGGTGACAGCGACAAGTCGCTGCGGGTGGTGGGTAATCTTCCCTACAACGTGGCGACCCCTATTATTTTTCATATTCTGGAGTCGGTAGAGCGGATTCAGGATATGCACTTCATGTTGCAAAAGGAGGTCGTCGAACGCATGGTGGCGGCCCCCGGCAGCAAAACCTATGGACGACTATCGGTGATGATTCAGGCCTGGTGTGAAGTGGAGTCTCTGTTTACAGTGGGCCCCGGGAATTTTTTTCCGGCGCCCAAGGTGGATTCAGCCTTCATGCGTTTGCTACCCTGTAAGCCGGTTTTGCTGACCGATTGTCTGCGCCCGGCTTTTACCAGGATTGTCACCAGCAGTTTTGCGCAGCGCCGCAAGACCATCGCCAATAATTTACGCGGCATTTTCAGTGCGGAGCAGTTACAGAGCTTGGATATTGATCCTTCCTGTCGTGCAGAAACACTGGATCAGGCTGCCTTTTTTCGCCTCGCCGAGGCTTTTGCTGAACAAGGATCCCAACAATGA
- the pdxA gene encoding 4-hydroxythreonine-4-phosphate dehydrogenase PdxA yields MNTLPRLLVTVGEPAGIGPDICLQLATHPLPAAVILLGDLHCLRSRAMILGLPVRLEPWQEGDPWPELEPDVLRVLDIPLLHSCQPGHLDPANAPAVLRSLDKALDLLRVGMADALITAPVHKGIINDAGIPFTGHTEYLAASCGQNEVVMLLAGRGLRVALATTHLPLAAVPSAITRGGLERTLRILQAALIQDFALAAPRILVAGLNPHAGEGGHLGHEETDIIIPVIHALQQEGMRVSGPWPADTLFTPRLLEDADAVLAMYHDQGLPVLKYHAFGEAVNITLGLPIVRTSVDHGTALDVAGTGRAQGESLLHALDAATEIVRNRHMNRP; encoded by the coding sequence ATGAATACATTGCCGCGTTTGTTGGTGACCGTTGGCGAACCTGCCGGAATTGGTCCGGATATTTGTCTGCAGTTGGCTACTCATCCCCTGCCGGCAGCCGTCATTCTGCTGGGGGATCTGCATTGCCTGCGCAGCCGGGCGATGATATTGGGGTTGCCGGTACGACTGGAACCCTGGCAGGAAGGGGATCCATGGCCTGAGCTTGAGCCCGATGTTCTGCGCGTGCTGGATATACCCCTGCTGCACAGCTGCCAGCCGGGACATCTGGATCCTGCCAATGCTCCGGCGGTGTTGCGCAGTTTGGACAAAGCCCTGGATTTACTGCGCGTGGGGATGGCGGACGCTCTGATCACTGCGCCCGTGCATAAGGGCATCATCAATGACGCGGGTATTCCCTTTACGGGACATACCGAATACCTCGCTGCATCCTGTGGGCAAAACGAAGTGGTGATGCTCCTGGCCGGACGCGGCTTGCGGGTTGCTCTGGCCACCACCCATCTGCCTCTGGCCGCAGTGCCAAGCGCCATTACCCGGGGTGGTCTGGAACGGACCCTGCGGATTTTACAGGCTGCCCTGATTCAGGATTTTGCCCTGGCCGCGCCCCGTATCCTGGTCGCTGGTTTAAACCCGCACGCCGGTGAGGGTGGACATCTGGGACACGAAGAAACTGATATCATTATCCCGGTTATTCATGCCCTGCAACAGGAAGGTATGCGGGTTTCGGGCCCCTGGCCGGCAGATACCCTGTTCACGCCGCGCTTACTGGAGGACGCCGACGCGGTTCTGGCCATGTATCATGATCAGGGGTTGCCGGTGCTGAAATATCATGCGTTCGGTGAGGCCGTGAATATTACCCTGGGTTTACCTATTGTGCGCACCAGTGTAGACCACGGTACGGCCCTGGATGTGGCGGGCACGGGGCGGGCGCAAGGCGAAAGCCTTCTCCATGCACTTGATGCTGCCACAGAAATTGTCCGTAACCGGCATATGAACCGGCCCTGA
- the speE gene encoding polyamine aminopropyltransferase → MSTELWYTERYEEHGASLSLKIREVLHREQSPYQTIEIFETEHFGTLMTLDGLVMVTDRDNYLYHEMMSHPALFTHPAPKRVLIIGGGDCGTLREVLRHPEVEEATQVELDERVTRVAERFFPELCEKNHDPRAHFHFTDGIAWIKEAPAGRYDVIIVDSTDPVGPAAGLFATDFYAACHHALAEQGVLVAQSESPLLHADLIRQCQSRMAEAGFEAVNSVYFPQFCYPSGWWSGTLGRKGLSMDAFRAEDAKAFTGTHYYHAGMQQAAQVAPAFLLG, encoded by the coding sequence ATGAGCACAGAACTTTGGTATACCGAACGCTATGAAGAACATGGCGCGAGCTTGAGCCTGAAAATCCGCGAAGTACTGCATCGCGAACAAAGCCCGTACCAGACCATAGAAATCTTTGAAACGGAACATTTTGGCACCCTCATGACTCTGGATGGTCTGGTGATGGTCACCGATCGTGACAATTATCTGTACCACGAAATGATGAGCCATCCCGCCCTGTTTACCCACCCCGCACCCAAAAGGGTGCTGATTATTGGCGGCGGAGATTGTGGCACCCTCCGGGAAGTGCTGCGTCACCCGGAAGTGGAAGAAGCCACGCAGGTCGAACTAGACGAAAGAGTGACCCGGGTTGCCGAACGCTTTTTTCCCGAGTTGTGCGAAAAAAACCATGATCCCCGCGCCCACTTTCACTTTACAGATGGCATCGCCTGGATCAAGGAAGCCCCTGCCGGACGTTATGACGTCATCATTGTGGATTCCACGGATCCGGTAGGACCGGCTGCCGGTCTGTTTGCCACCGATTTTTATGCCGCCTGTCACCACGCTCTGGCCGAGCAGGGCGTTCTGGTTGCACAATCTGAATCTCCGCTACTGCATGCTGACCTCATTCGCCAGTGCCAAAGTCGCATGGCAGAGGCAGGCTTTGAAGCGGTGAACAGCGTGTATTTTCCCCAGTTTTGCTACCCCTCCGGCTGGTGGAGCGGCACCTTGGGGCGCAAGGGTCTGAGCATGGACGCGTTTCGCGCTGAAGATGCCAAAGCCTTTACCGGCACTCACTACTACCATGCTGGTATGCAGCAGGCAGCACAGGTAGCCCCGGCTTTCCTGCTCGGCTAA
- the speD gene encoding adenosylmethionine decarboxylase, with amino-acid sequence MRSLGHQIVADFYHCDGSTLSDVDFVTDAMLEAARRANCTIVTQTFHHFSPYGVSGAVIVAESHLAIHTWPEYGYAAVDVFTCGDIIQPEDALNYLKEAFGAGQVSTMEMKRGQVDMMGIPAHELRVKPVLCA; translated from the coding sequence ATGCGCTCGTTAGGACATCAAATCGTTGCAGACTTTTATCACTGTGACGGCAGTACCTTGTCTGATGTTGATTTTGTCACGGATGCCATGCTGGAGGCCGCCCGGCGCGCCAACTGCACCATTGTGACGCAAACCTTTCACCACTTTTCTCCTTACGGGGTCAGTGGTGCCGTAATCGTTGCGGAATCCCATCTGGCCATTCATACCTGGCCCGAATATGGTTATGCAGCGGTAGATGTATTCACCTGTGGCGATATCATTCAGCCTGAAGATGCCTTGAATTATCTCAAGGAAGCTTTTGGTGCCGGCCAGGTCTCCACCATGGAGATGAAACGCGGGCAAGTAGACATGATGGGCATTCCCGCCCATGAACTGCGCGTCAAGCCGGTTCTCTGCGCCTGA
- a CDS encoding HNH endonuclease produces MHLVLRLDVGGRPMAWETWEEAAAHYVRGNVAWTLGNPFFTAHGGVCRRSGIHSQLDIHPVIAVRGRHLGKIRPPALSNQTLFHRDHHLCMYCGKHYPVRELTRDHIIPISRKGRDIWTNVVTACRSCNSRKDNRTPDEAHMPLLAVPFTPTWAEYLLLSNRRILADQMEFLLAQVPEGRSRIG; encoded by the coding sequence ATGCACCTTGTGCTTCGTCTTGACGTCGGTGGTCGTCCCATGGCCTGGGAAACCTGGGAAGAAGCCGCCGCCCATTATGTCCGGGGTAATGTGGCCTGGACCCTCGGGAATCCTTTTTTCACTGCCCACGGTGGAGTATGCCGACGCAGTGGCATTCATTCCCAGCTTGACATTCATCCGGTCATTGCCGTGCGCGGTCGGCATCTTGGCAAAATCAGGCCTCCTGCCCTGTCCAATCAAACCCTGTTTCACCGCGATCATCATCTCTGCATGTACTGCGGCAAACATTATCCGGTGCGCGAATTGACCCGTGATCATATTATTCCCATTTCTCGCAAGGGCCGGGATATCTGGACCAATGTGGTGACCGCCTGCCGCAGTTGTAACAGTCGCAAGGACAACCGCACTCCGGACGAGGCGCACATGCCCTTGTTGGCGGTACCTTTTACGCCGACATGGGCGGAATATCTGTTGCTCAGCAATCGCCGTATTCTCGCCGATCAGATGGAGTTCCTGCTGGCTCAGGTGCCCGAAGGACGCAGCCGGATTGGCTAA
- the mlaD gene encoding outer membrane lipid asymmetry maintenance protein MlaD, with product METRAIDWWVGIFVLLGIAALVVLALRVGNLSGFAYDSGYVLHADFSNVGSLKTRSPVKIGGVTIGEVTHIGMNPKTYMANVTMRIEPSIKLPIDTGASIYTQGLLGEQYIAIQPGGMPQNLKPGATITMTQGAVNIDQMIGQMVFSKAAGSSKSSGSQ from the coding sequence ATGGAAACTCGGGCAATAGATTGGTGGGTCGGCATATTCGTACTGCTGGGCATTGCAGCGTTGGTGGTGCTGGCTCTACGGGTAGGGAATCTTTCCGGCTTTGCCTATGATAGCGGTTATGTACTGCATGCTGATTTTAGCAATGTCGGGAGTCTCAAGACTCGCAGTCCGGTCAAGATCGGTGGCGTCACTATTGGTGAAGTTACCCATATTGGTATGAATCCGAAAACCTATATGGCCAATGTGACCATGCGCATCGAGCCGTCCATCAAGCTGCCGATTGATACGGGCGCTTCGATTTATACCCAGGGACTGCTGGGTGAACAGTATATTGCCATTCAGCCGGGTGGCATGCCGCAGAACCTCAAGCCCGGTGCTACCATCACCATGACTCAGGGGGCCGTTAACATTGATCAGATGATTGGTCAGATGGTGTTCAGCAAGGCTGCAGGAAGCAGCAAGTCTTCAGGAAGTCAATAA
- a CDS encoding histidine phosphatase family protein gives MQIESITLVRHGMTEWADQGKHTSDTDIGLTFAGRADAEALWAAFENQGHFDGIYSSPLIRAHHTAILAGFAHPQLHHDLMEWRYGRYEGKTTQEIHKENPEWSIFRCGGPEGESPAEVTKRCDRLLHDWDTKGHKHVLCFAHGHILRALATRWLGLDLRFGDHLHLDPGSISRLAWEHDTPALHLWNYCPRYTHIGPGRPAQ, from the coding sequence ATGCAAATTGAATCCATTACCCTGGTGCGGCATGGTATGACCGAATGGGCGGATCAGGGTAAGCATACCTCGGACACGGATATTGGTCTGACCTTCGCAGGGCGAGCAGATGCCGAGGCGCTCTGGGCAGCGTTTGAAAATCAGGGGCATTTTGACGGGATTTATTCCAGCCCGCTGATTCGTGCCCATCACACGGCCATCCTTGCCGGTTTTGCGCATCCGCAATTACATCATGATTTGATGGAATGGCGCTATGGCCGTTATGAGGGCAAGACTACCCAGGAAATTCACAAGGAAAATCCAGAGTGGAGCATATTCCGCTGTGGCGGGCCGGAGGGAGAAAGCCCGGCAGAGGTGACGAAACGCTGCGATCGGCTGCTTCACGACTGGGATACAAAAGGGCACAAGCATGTTCTTTGCTTTGCCCACGGGCACATTTTGCGCGCCCTGGCGACGCGCTGGCTGGGGTTGGATCTCCGCTTTGGAGATCATTTGCATCTGGACCCCGGGAGCATTTCCCGCCTGGCTTGGGAACATGATACGCCAGCCTTGCATCTCTGGAATTACTGTCCCCGGTACACCCATATCGGACCGGGGCGGCCTGCCCAATGA
- a CDS encoding ABC transporter ATP-binding protein, with protein MTDCPAIHIQGLRKAYQSGHLALAGVDLDIHAGEFFGLLGPNGAGKSSLINILAGVVRRSSGVAEIFGFDVERDFRRTRQLLGVVPQELAYDPFFTVREFLHMQSGYFGLRHNDNWIDELMAELDLADKANANLRNLSGGMKRRVLIAQALVHRPPVVVLDEPTAGVDVELRQGLWQFIRRYNAEGRTVILTTHYLEEAEELCERIAILQQGKIVALDRKENLLSAASWRILKVTFDHDPGELGPALEDLLTGASENIRVFRIDAQRNPLGAVLAQLQQLPAQILDLHLQEPRLEDAFTDILGRMR; from the coding sequence ATGACTGATTGCCCTGCCATTCACATTCAGGGTTTACGTAAAGCCTATCAGAGCGGACATCTGGCGCTGGCCGGTGTGGATCTGGATATTCACGCCGGTGAGTTTTTCGGTTTGCTGGGCCCCAATGGGGCGGGTAAGTCATCTCTCATTAATATTCTTGCCGGTGTGGTTCGCCGCTCCAGTGGCGTAGCGGAAATTTTCGGGTTCGATGTCGAAAGAGATTTTCGCCGAACCCGGCAATTGCTGGGGGTGGTTCCCCAAGAGCTGGCTTATGATCCCTTTTTTACCGTGCGTGAGTTTTTGCATATGCAATCCGGTTATTTTGGCCTGCGCCATAATGATAACTGGATTGATGAGCTCATGGCAGAGCTGGATCTGGCAGACAAGGCTAATGCTAATCTGCGGAATTTATCCGGGGGCATGAAACGGCGGGTGCTGATTGCCCAGGCCCTGGTACATCGGCCGCCGGTAGTGGTACTGGACGAGCCGACTGCAGGCGTGGATGTGGAGTTACGCCAGGGACTCTGGCAGTTCATACGGCGCTACAATGCCGAAGGCCGAACGGTCATTTTGACCACCCATTATCTGGAAGAAGCCGAGGAGTTGTGCGAACGGATTGCCATCCTGCAACAGGGAAAAATTGTCGCCCTCGACAGAAAAGAGAATTTATTGAGTGCGGCAAGCTGGCGAATCCTGAAAGTGACTTTTGATCATGACCCTGGAGAACTGGGTCCAGCGCTGGAGGATTTGCTGACCGGGGCTAGTGAAAATATCCGGGTATTTCGCATTGATGCACAACGCAATCCTCTGGGTGCAGTCCTCGCCCAGTTGCAGCAGTTGCCTGCGCAAATTCTCGATCTGCATTTGCAGGAACCACGTCTGGAGGATGCCTTTACCGACATCCTCGGACGGATGCGCTGA
- a CDS encoding rhodanese-like domain-containing protein, with product MNKTAMELVKEAKAEIREMDLQQAHGKHQSEEVVIIDVRETHEFSGGHIPGAHHISRGMLEFKADSHPALKDKDREILVYCKTGGRAALAAQQLKKMGYTNVHSIQGGMDAWDDADHPVHKP from the coding sequence ATGAACAAGACAGCAATGGAACTGGTCAAGGAAGCCAAGGCAGAAATTCGGGAAATGGATTTACAGCAGGCCCATGGCAAACACCAGTCGGAAGAAGTGGTTATTATAGATGTTCGCGAAACCCATGAATTTTCTGGTGGCCATATTCCTGGTGCGCACCATATATCCCGGGGCATGCTCGAGTTCAAGGCAGACTCCCATCCGGCCCTCAAGGACAAAGATCGGGAAATCCTGGTTTACTGCAAAACCGGAGGGCGTGCCGCACTGGCCGCCCAACAATTAAAGAAAATGGGTTACACCAATGTTCATTCCATTCAAGGTGGCATGGACGCCTGGGATGATGCCGATCATCCAGTTCACAAGCCCTGA
- the mlaE gene encoding lipid asymmetry maintenance ABC transporter permease subunit MlaE: MAMLEFIPQLGRRTLQSIPGLGAASRFLLSSLLSVFNRHFSFQQLFRQIYGFGVRSLILMVVAAFFTGMVLGFQGYYALVRFGATSALGTLIALSLLRELGPVLTALLFAGRAGSALTAEISSMKATEQLSAMEMMAVNPLAWVVAPRIWAGIISVPILCAIFDLVGIFGGYLISVPVLGVDGGTFWAQMQSNVTFSGDILTGLFKALCFGVVVTWIAAWKGYTARPTAEGVGNATTLSVVTASLTVLGLDFILTALLFS, encoded by the coding sequence ATGGCTATGCTCGAATTTATTCCGCAATTGGGCCGACGCACCTTGCAAAGCATTCCTGGCCTGGGTGCCGCCAGTCGTTTCCTGTTATCGAGCCTGCTCAGCGTGTTTAACCGGCATTTCAGCTTTCAGCAGTTATTCCGGCAGATTTATGGTTTTGGTGTGCGCTCGCTCATCCTTATGGTGGTTGCGGCGTTTTTTACCGGCATGGTTCTGGGATTTCAGGGTTATTACGCGCTGGTGCGCTTTGGGGCCACTTCGGCTTTGGGAACGCTGATTGCCTTGTCTTTGCTGCGCGAGCTGGGGCCGGTGCTGACCGCTTTGCTATTTGCCGGGCGTGCGGGCTCTGCGCTGACTGCAGAAATCAGCTCCATGAAAGCCACCGAGCAGTTGAGCGCCATGGAAATGATGGCGGTTAATCCCCTTGCCTGGGTAGTTGCTCCCCGCATTTGGGCGGGAATCATCTCGGTGCCCATACTCTGCGCGATTTTTGATCTGGTCGGGATTTTTGGCGGATATCTGATTTCCGTGCCGGTATTAGGTGTGGATGGTGGGACTTTTTGGGCGCAGATGCAGTCTAACGTGACCTTTTCAGGGGATATACTGACGGGTTTGTTCAAGGCCCTGTGTTTTGGTGTAGTGGTGACCTGGATTGCCGCCTGGAAAGGATATACGGCGCGGCCGACGGCGGAAGGGGTAGGTAATGCAACGACGCTGAGTGTGGTGACAGCCTCGCTGACCGTATTGGGTCTTGATTTTATTCTTACAGCTTTGCTATTCAGCTGA